In Micromonospora purpureochromogenes, a single window of DNA contains:
- a CDS encoding sensor histidine kinase: MSKRPKTAGSFLSRLRRPAGRLRDMPIWSKLGLIMIVPTIATVVVGTSGLVDHLQTLNNANRAGDLANLVEYSGDLVNSLQDERTSAVLLLGAPKGQPRDQYQEAYNRVNQRVDQAKAPYSQQRLEIDDLPASLETLLDRIDQNLSDLPGTRSQVYNGKLRLSDAVGSYQGLIDQLISVRDSTTQLAGDNDLSDRMRAAAAVAREKEFLSLRRVAGHRVLLQKAYIAPLRDDFIANTQGEELARQTFESVANQSERALYKQTVAGSDLRQAQAYSGFLKSRDSESIAGVEFGTDQWDAAMVANAALIRAVEVKLDGRVVRQADELRSDVQRQLLLETGLLLSMLSLAILFVYLVARSMARSLRDLRQGALSIAQYGLPQAVARLRDPQVSGQLSPAQLANQIAEPLPVRSKDEFGQVTEAFNAVHLEAVRTAAEQAALRSSVATMFVNLARRSQILVDRLIGHLDRLERGEEDPDRLAELFQLDHLATRMRRNDENLLVLAGADSTRVQREPAALIDVLRAAQSEVEHYTRIEFGIIDRDIEVAAHAVNDMVHLIAELFDNATAFSPPDSQVMVEARRIGDRATLYVEDRGIGISREQLGDLNERLATPPQVDVAVSRMMGLVVVARLGSRHGVKVELRPGSDRGTVAEVTMPTSVLVPRALTGRGMPAPALPAATPGPQQFGAAPTFGALPALGNGPAPTPRTGESGNQVTLGGRAFDPAPHNGSPANAGGGRSMPAWSDLTGASAVNGNDGFTSRSTNGQQIDPLPQRRSGDIDPVTGQQPVIPRQLPSSPEARPYSAPPVPPVSAPPLPPVSGAPVSGYPVSGYPVSASPYSGPPVSASPYSAPPASPYSGHPVSAQPYSGQPVSAAPVSAQPASAPPRQSPPSPAAPPAWPPVPNQEQAAPPVPERLAAALDMTTELPRVARPEPTQQTAQPATPPAVRQPTAQPAAPQVRAAQPAPVNRPPTPQETANRQRYADETMELPIFRELESAWFRTSRKPGPEEAAAAARPAANGTATQQMPAVDAAGRSVPNTAPRTTGNAPMANTPMAGGTPRDNGSATNGGGRPGQAEALPNRRPTAPQSAGWQTAADDGWRAAVKASDVPVAATTETGLPKRTPMAQLVPGAVEKPTTSVQRRTPEAVRGLLSAYHRGVQRGRSNPSDSNPTSSEATPGGQQSSQSGSGPAAGSGQKEQEG; encoded by the coding sequence GTGAGCAAACGGCCGAAGACGGCGGGCTCCTTCCTGTCGCGGCTACGCCGGCCGGCCGGCCGGCTCCGCGACATGCCGATCTGGTCCAAGCTCGGTCTCATCATGATCGTGCCGACCATCGCCACGGTCGTCGTGGGCACCAGTGGTCTGGTGGACCACCTGCAGACGCTCAACAATGCCAACCGGGCGGGCGACCTGGCCAACCTGGTCGAGTACTCGGGTGACCTGGTCAACAGCCTCCAGGACGAGCGCACCTCCGCCGTGCTGCTGCTGGGAGCCCCCAAGGGCCAGCCCCGGGACCAGTACCAGGAGGCGTACAACCGGGTCAACCAGCGGGTCGACCAGGCCAAGGCGCCGTACTCGCAGCAGCGGCTGGAGATCGATGATCTCCCGGCCAGCCTCGAGACGCTGCTGGACCGGATCGACCAGAATCTGAGCGACCTGCCCGGCACCCGGAGCCAGGTCTACAACGGCAAGCTCCGGCTCAGCGACGCGGTCGGGTCGTACCAGGGCCTGATCGACCAGCTGATCAGCGTCCGCGACTCGACCACCCAGCTCGCCGGCGACAACGACCTGAGCGACCGGATGCGGGCCGCCGCGGCCGTCGCGCGGGAAAAGGAGTTCCTGTCGCTGCGCCGCGTGGCGGGGCATCGGGTGCTCCTGCAGAAGGCGTACATCGCGCCGCTGCGCGACGACTTCATCGCCAACACGCAGGGCGAGGAGCTGGCGCGACAGACCTTCGAGTCGGTCGCCAACCAGTCCGAGCGCGCGCTGTACAAGCAGACCGTCGCCGGCTCCGACCTGCGTCAGGCGCAGGCCTACAGCGGCTTTCTCAAGTCCCGCGACAGCGAGAGCATCGCCGGGGTCGAGTTCGGCACGGACCAGTGGGACGCGGCCATGGTCGCCAACGCCGCGCTGATCCGTGCCGTCGAGGTCAAGCTCGACGGCAGGGTGGTCCGGCAGGCCGACGAGCTCCGCTCCGACGTGCAGCGCCAGCTCTTACTGGAGACCGGCCTGCTGCTGAGCATGCTGTCGCTGGCGATCCTCTTCGTGTACCTGGTCGCCCGGTCGATGGCCCGCTCCCTGCGCGACCTGCGCCAGGGCGCCCTGTCCATCGCCCAGTACGGCCTGCCGCAGGCGGTGGCCCGGCTGCGCGACCCGCAGGTCAGCGGCCAGCTCTCCCCGGCGCAGCTGGCCAACCAGATCGCCGAGCCGCTGCCGGTGCGCAGCAAGGACGAGTTCGGCCAGGTGACCGAGGCGTTCAACGCGGTCCACCTGGAGGCGGTCCGCACCGCCGCCGAGCAGGCCGCGCTGCGCTCCTCCGTCGCGACGATGTTCGTCAACCTCGCCCGCCGTTCGCAGATCCTGGTCGACCGGCTGATCGGTCACCTCGACCGGCTGGAGCGCGGCGAGGAGGACCCGGACCGCCTGGCCGAGCTGTTCCAGCTCGACCACCTGGCCACCCGGATGCGCCGCAACGACGAGAACCTGCTGGTCCTCGCCGGTGCCGACTCCACCCGGGTGCAGCGCGAGCCGGCCGCCCTGATCGACGTGCTGCGCGCCGCGCAGTCCGAGGTCGAGCACTACACCCGGATCGAGTTCGGGATCATCGACCGGGACATCGAGGTGGCCGCCCACGCGGTCAACGACATGGTGCACCTCATCGCCGAGCTGTTCGACAACGCGACCGCGTTCTCGCCGCCGGACTCGCAGGTCATGGTCGAGGCGCGCCGCATCGGCGACCGGGCCACCCTCTACGTCGAGGACCGCGGCATCGGCATCAGCCGGGAGCAGCTGGGCGACCTCAACGAGCGGCTCGCCACGCCGCCCCAGGTCGACGTCGCCGTCTCCCGGATGATGGGCCTGGTCGTGGTTGCCCGGCTGGGCTCACGGCACGGCGTCAAGGTCGAGCTGCGTCCCGGCTCCGACCGCGGCACGGTCGCCGAGGTCACCATGCCCACCTCCGTGCTGGTCCCCCGGGCGCTCACCGGTCGCGGCATGCCCGCCCCGGCGCTGCCCGCGGCCACGCCCGGCCCGCAGCAGTTCGGTGCGGCCCCGACCTTCGGCGCGCTGCCCGCGTTGGGCAACGGCCCGGCGCCGACGCCGCGTACCGGCGAGTCCGGCAACCAGGTCACCCTCGGCGGTCGGGCGTTCGACCCGGCCCCGCACAACGGCTCGCCGGCCAACGCCGGCGGGGGGCGCTCCATGCCGGCCTGGTCGGACCTGACCGGTGCCAGCGCGGTCAACGGCAACGACGGCTTCACGTCCCGCTCCACCAACGGCCAGCAGATCGACCCGCTGCCGCAGCGGCGGTCCGGCGACATCGACCCGGTCACCGGCCAGCAGCCGGTGATCCCGCGGCAGCTGCCGAGCAGCCCGGAGGCCCGCCCCTACAGCGCGCCGCCGGTCCCGCCGGTGTCCGCGCCGCCGCTTCCGCCGGTCTCCGGCGCCCCTGTCTCCGGTTACCCGGTCTCCGGTTACCCGGTCTCGGCCTCGCCGTACTCGGGCCCGCCGGTGTCGGCCTCGCCGTACTCCGCTCCGCCGGCCTCGCCGTACTCGGGGCACCCGGTCTCCGCCCAGCCGTACTCGGGCCAGCCCGTGTCGGCCGCCCCGGTCTCCGCCCAGCCGGCGTCCGCGCCGCCCCGGCAGAGCCCGCCGAGCCCGGCCGCCCCGCCGGCCTGGCCGCCGGTGCCGAACCAGGAGCAGGCCGCCCCGCCGGTGCCCGAGCGGCTCGCCGCGGCGCTGGACATGACCACGGAGCTGCCCCGGGTGGCGCGCCCCGAGCCGACCCAGCAGACCGCCCAGCCGGCCACCCCGCCGGCCGTGCGGCAGCCGACCGCACAGCCCGCCGCGCCGCAGGTCCGCGCGGCGCAGCCGGCCCCGGTGAACCGGCCGCCGACTCCGCAGGAGACGGCGAACCGGCAGCGGTACGCGGACGAGACGATGGAGCTGCCGATCTTCCGGGAGCTCGAGTCGGCCTGGTTCCGTACCTCCCGCAAGCCGGGTCCGGAGGAGGCTGCCGCGGCCGCCAGGCCGGCGGCCAACGGAACCGCGACCCAGCAGATGCCCGCCGTCGACGCCGCCGGTCGCTCCGTCCCGAACACCGCACCACGGACGACAGGTAACGCACCGATGGCAAACACTCCGATGGCCGGAGGGACGCCGCGCGACAACGGCTCGGCGACCAACGGCGGCGGCCGCCCGGGTCAGGCCGAGGCTCTGCCCAACCGCCGGCCCACCGCCCCGCAGTCGGCCGGCTGGCAGACCGCGGCCGACGACGGCTGGCGTGCCGCCGTGAAGGCCTCCGATGTGCCGGTGGCGGCCACCACCGAGACCGGTCTGCCGAAGCGGACGCCGATGGCCCAGCTCGTCCCGGGCGCGGTGGAGAAGCCGACCACCTCGGTGCAGCGGCGTACGCCCGAGGCGGTGCGCGGTCTGCTGTCGGCCTACCACCGCGGCGTGCAGCGCGGGCGCAGCAACCCCTCGGACAGCAACCCCACCAGCTCGGAGGCGACTCCGGGAGGGCAGCAATCCTCGCAGTCTGGCTCCGGCCCGGCGGCCGGTAGCGGGCAGAAGGAGCAAGAAGGATGA
- a CDS encoding uridine kinase family protein: protein MEYRHRVVLLAGPSGSGKSYIAHRTGLPVLCLDDFYKDGDDPTLPRQNGQVDWDSPDSWDAGTAVETIARLAQEGKAEVPVYAIGADRRVSTRPFEVAGSPLFVAEGIFAAEIVEECRRRGLLAGAYALRRPRGTTFVRRLTRDLAEQRKAPKVLLRRGVALLRAEPAVLRRQTGLGAEAARARDVLRQVAGLVASHPHH, encoded by the coding sequence ATGGAATATCGTCACCGCGTTGTCCTGCTGGCTGGCCCCTCCGGCTCCGGAAAGTCGTATATAGCCCATCGAACCGGACTTCCGGTGCTCTGCCTGGACGACTTCTACAAGGACGGCGATGACCCTACGTTGCCGCGCCAGAACGGACAGGTGGACTGGGACTCGCCCGACTCGTGGGATGCCGGGACGGCCGTGGAAACAATTGCCCGACTGGCCCAGGAGGGCAAGGCCGAAGTGCCGGTTTATGCGATCGGTGCCGACCGGCGGGTGTCCACCCGGCCGTTCGAGGTGGCCGGATCGCCACTTTTCGTCGCCGAAGGGATCTTCGCCGCCGAGATCGTCGAGGAGTGCCGCCGCCGGGGGCTGCTGGCCGGGGCGTACGCGCTGCGACGCCCGCGCGGCACGACCTTCGTCCGGCGGCTGACCCGCGACCTCGCCGAGCAGCGCAAGGCACCGAAGGTCCTGCTGCGGCGCGGAGTGGCGCTGCTGCGCGCCGAGCCGGCGGTGCTGCGCCGGCAGACCGGGCTGGGCGCCGAGGCCGCCCGCGCGCGCGACGTGCTGCGGCAGGTGGCCGGCCTGGTCGCCAGCCACCCGCACCACTGA
- a CDS encoding adenosine deaminase, which produces MVAIRYEDIVKVPKALLHDHLDGGLRPVTVVELAAEVGHELPTTDPEALGRWFVEAANSGSLERYLETFAHTVAVMQTAPALRRVARECALDLAADGVVYAEVRFAPEQHLEQHLTLDEVVEAVVAGFVEGSEQAAAAGTPIRIGTLLTAMRHAARSQEIAELAVRHRDAGVVGFDIAGAEAGFPPTRHLDAFEYLQRENFHFTIHAGEAFGLPSIWQAIQWCGADRLGHGVRIVDDITSGPPPVLGRLAAYVRDKRIPLELCPSSNVQTGAAASIADHPIGLLRDLRFRVTVNTDNRLMSGTSMSREMALLVDAFGYGWKELQWFTINAMKSAFIPFDERLRIIDEVIKPAYAKLLA; this is translated from the coding sequence ATGGTCGCAATCCGATACGAGGACATCGTCAAGGTCCCCAAGGCGCTGCTGCACGATCATCTCGACGGCGGCCTGCGGCCGGTGACGGTCGTCGAGCTCGCCGCCGAGGTCGGTCACGAGCTGCCCACCACCGACCCGGAGGCGCTCGGCCGCTGGTTCGTCGAGGCGGCGAACTCGGGTTCGCTGGAGCGCTACCTGGAAACCTTCGCGCACACCGTCGCCGTCATGCAGACCGCGCCGGCGCTGCGCCGGGTGGCCCGGGAGTGCGCGCTCGACCTGGCCGCCGACGGGGTGGTCTACGCCGAGGTGCGGTTCGCCCCGGAGCAGCACCTGGAGCAGCACCTCACCCTGGACGAGGTGGTCGAGGCGGTGGTGGCCGGCTTCGTCGAGGGCAGCGAGCAGGCCGCCGCGGCCGGCACGCCGATCCGGATCGGCACCCTGCTGACCGCGATGCGGCACGCCGCGCGCTCCCAGGAGATCGCCGAGCTGGCGGTGCGGCACCGGGACGCCGGGGTGGTCGGCTTCGACATCGCCGGCGCCGAGGCGGGTTTCCCGCCCACCCGCCACCTGGACGCCTTCGAATACCTGCAGCGGGAGAACTTCCACTTCACCATCCACGCCGGCGAGGCGTTCGGGCTGCCCTCGATCTGGCAGGCCATCCAGTGGTGCGGCGCGGACCGGCTCGGGCACGGGGTACGGATCGTCGACGACATCACCTCCGGGCCGCCGCCGGTGCTCGGTCGGCTGGCCGCGTACGTGCGGGACAAGCGCATCCCGCTGGAGCTGTGCCCGTCGTCGAACGTGCAGACCGGTGCCGCGGCGTCGATCGCCGACCACCCGATCGGGCTGCTGCGCGACCTGCGGTTCCGGGTCACGGTCAACACCGACAACCGGCTGATGAGCGGCACCTCGATGTCCCGGGAGATGGCGCTGCTGGTGGACGCCTTCGGCTACGGCTGGAAGGAGCTCCAGTGGTTCACCATCAACGCCATGAAGAGCGCCTTCATCCCGTTCGACGAGCGGCTGCGGATCATCGACGAGGTGATCAAGCCGGCGTACGCGAAGCTGCTGGCCTGA
- a CDS encoding RNA polymerase sigma factor, which produces MTDDRELWARSLDGDTTAFGTLFERHADAVFGYCLRRTGAWSAAEDLVSVVFLEAWRRRRAMVPYGASVLPWLYGIALGVSRNHHRSLRRHRAALDRVPPPEPAADHADAVVERVDAERRVAAVHRHLAGLARRDREVVEACVWLGQTQAEAAVTLGIPLGTVKSRLARAHRQLRTGVLADLAMEDRPDGPQPAPPGPAAPARRTDPRTP; this is translated from the coding sequence ATGACTGACGACCGAGAGCTCTGGGCCCGGAGCCTCGACGGTGACACCACGGCCTTCGGCACGCTCTTCGAGCGGCACGCGGACGCGGTGTTCGGCTACTGCCTGCGGCGTACGGGGGCGTGGTCGGCCGCGGAGGACCTGGTCTCGGTGGTGTTCCTGGAGGCCTGGCGGCGAAGACGGGCGATGGTGCCGTACGGCGCGAGCGTCCTGCCCTGGCTCTACGGCATCGCGCTGGGCGTCAGCCGCAACCACCACCGGTCGCTGCGGCGGCACCGGGCCGCGCTGGACCGGGTGCCGCCGCCCGAGCCCGCCGCCGACCACGCCGACGCGGTCGTCGAGCGGGTGGACGCCGAGCGACGGGTCGCCGCCGTGCACCGCCACCTCGCCGGGCTCGCCCGCCGGGACCGGGAGGTGGTGGAGGCCTGCGTCTGGCTCGGACAGACCCAGGCCGAGGCCGCCGTCACGCTCGGCATCCCGCTGGGCACCGTCAAGTCCCGCCTGGCCCGGGCGCACCGTCAGCTACGCACCGGCGTGCTCGCCGACCTCGCGATGGAGGACCGACCCGATGGACCACAGCCCGCTCCGCCCGGACCTGCCGCACCTGCCCGCCGAACGGATCCGCGTACGCCGTGA
- a CDS encoding PPOX class F420-dependent oxidoreductase, with product MSTRLWELFGERGRGVLVTLRRDGRPQLSNLDYLAEPGLIRCSTVGDRAKARNLRRDPRASFHVTTPDGGAYAVAEGIATLTPPAATEDDATVEELVEVYRRIRGEHPDWAEYRAAMVADGRLVIRLAVERVYGWRP from the coding sequence ATGTCAACCAGATTGTGGGAGCTCTTCGGTGAGCGGGGTCGCGGCGTGCTGGTGACGCTGCGCCGCGACGGCCGGCCCCAGCTGTCCAACCTCGACTACCTCGCCGAGCCGGGCCTGATCCGCTGCTCGACCGTCGGCGACCGCGCCAAGGCGCGCAACCTGCGCCGCGACCCCCGGGCCAGCTTCCACGTCACCACTCCCGACGGCGGCGCGTACGCCGTGGCCGAGGGGATCGCCACCCTCACCCCGCCCGCCGCGACCGAGGACGACGCCACCGTCGAGGAGTTGGTCGAGGTCTACCGCCGGATCCGGGGCGAGCACCCCGACTGGGCGGAGTACCGGGCCGCCATGGTCGCCGACGGTCGCCTGGTGATCCGACTGGCCGTCGAGCGGGTCTACGGCTGGCGACCCTGA